A window from Oryzomonas sagensis encodes these proteins:
- a CDS encoding iron-sulfur cluster-binding oxidoreductase has product MTHPGCGCPGSMARTIEQPEPDEGSTVRVRSELRQWPVQLHLIPSTASYLQDADLLISADCVAYAMGGMHQDLLKGKALAIACPKLDDTTPYVEKLAGIFSTNAIKSITVAIMEVPCCRGLDILVREALARSGQEIPLECVVIGINGERRN; this is encoded by the coding sequence ATGACACACCCCGGATGCGGCTGCCCCGGCAGCATGGCGCGTACCATCGAACAACCGGAACCAGATGAAGGTAGTACGGTCAGAGTTCGTTCCGAGCTGCGACAGTGGCCGGTGCAACTCCATCTGATACCATCAACGGCATCCTACCTCCAGGACGCGGACCTCCTGATCAGCGCCGACTGTGTGGCCTATGCCATGGGTGGCATGCACCAGGACCTGCTGAAGGGAAAAGCCCTGGCCATCGCCTGCCCCAAACTGGACGACACCACCCCCTATGTGGAAAAGCTGGCCGGCATCTTCAGCACCAACGCCATCAAAAGCATCACCGTGGCCATTATGGAAGTGCCCTGCTGCCGCGGTCTGGATATCCTGGTCAGGGAGGCACTGGCCCGGAGCGGGCAGGAGATCCCCCTTGAGTGTGTGGTAATCGGCATCAACGGAGAACGGAGGAATTGA
- a CDS encoding PAS domain S-box protein: MIQSLLDHFSSLSLRKLLLLLTLLLALPAVGLIVHFGLDQHHDALQEGIVETRKLAYNIASEQRNLTAAAHQLVTVLGQLPQVREHKTTAVNGILASVLALNPQYANIVIADPTTGDVWASALPLTKQISLRDKRTFRNAVKTRQFSSGEYVIGQISTKPTIGFGYPVIDEKGGVRAVIAVNFNFDHYNVLFNQAGLPRGTTFNIIDYNGVIIDRNLNPEGFVGKKVNDGIFMSMVNGPEENSFIDVGVSGDRRIISYTKLRLRNETFPYLYVRAGIPLQAALSKTAEKQFYNMVFLSLLLLTAIFLALFIGKHCFVNRITALQEASHRLAAGNLHTRVSACLQGGELGDLAQTFDQMADQLSAREKAVRESEARFRSALENAPIGMALVSLNGTFLLVNRALCAILGYEKEALQGLTFAEVTHPDDLSLDIPHVERLLDGEVSAYTVEKRYITKGRELVWGQLTASVLKGDEGVPEYFIVQIEDISDRKKTEKEREGLIGDLQGALCDVRILSGLLPICDSCKKIRDDKGYWNQLETYISKHSGAMFSYGICPDCEARLQGRKET, from the coding sequence ATGATACAAAGCCTGCTCGATCACTTCTCCTCCCTTTCGTTACGGAAACTCCTGCTCCTGCTGACCCTGCTGCTTGCCCTGCCGGCCGTGGGGTTGATCGTCCATTTTGGTCTGGACCAGCACCATGATGCGCTGCAGGAGGGCATAGTCGAGACCAGGAAACTGGCCTACAACATTGCCTCCGAACAGAGAAATCTTACTGCGGCCGCACACCAGCTGGTGACCGTGCTGGGGCAATTGCCCCAGGTCAGGGAACATAAGACGACGGCCGTCAACGGTATTCTGGCGAGTGTTCTCGCCCTGAATCCCCAGTATGCCAATATTGTGATCGCCGACCCGACAACGGGAGATGTGTGGGCATCGGCTCTGCCTCTTACCAAGCAGATTTCCCTGCGCGATAAACGTACCTTCCGGAATGCCGTCAAAACCAGGCAGTTTTCTTCCGGCGAATATGTCATCGGCCAGATTTCCACGAAACCGACCATCGGTTTCGGATACCCGGTTATTGATGAGAAGGGTGGGGTTAGGGCCGTTATTGCGGTCAATTTCAACTTTGACCATTACAATGTCCTGTTTAACCAAGCCGGCTTGCCCCGGGGGACGACCTTCAATATCATCGACTATAACGGGGTGATAATAGACAGAAATCTGAATCCCGAGGGGTTTGTCGGTAAAAAGGTCAACGACGGAATCTTCATGAGCATGGTGAACGGTCCTGAGGAGAACTCGTTTATTGATGTGGGGGTGTCCGGCGACCGGCGGATCATTTCGTACACCAAATTGCGGTTACGCAATGAAACGTTCCCTTACCTGTACGTCCGTGCCGGTATTCCTCTCCAGGCGGCCCTGAGTAAAACGGCGGAAAAGCAGTTTTACAATATGGTGTTCCTGTCGCTGCTCCTGCTCACCGCCATTTTCCTGGCCCTGTTTATCGGCAAGCACTGTTTTGTCAACAGGATCACCGCGTTGCAGGAGGCTTCCCACCGGCTGGCGGCAGGAAATCTTCACACGCGGGTTTCCGCTTGCCTGCAGGGGGGGGAACTGGGGGATTTGGCCCAGACCTTCGACCAGATGGCCGATCAGCTTTCCGCCCGGGAGAAGGCCGTGCGGGAAAGCGAGGCCCGATTCCGCAGCGCTTTGGAAAACGCTCCCATCGGGATGGCACTCGTCTCTCTCAACGGTACGTTTCTCCTGGTGAACCGCGCCCTGTGCGCCATCCTCGGATATGAAAAAGAGGCGCTTCAAGGTTTGACCTTCGCGGAGGTAACCCACCCGGACGACCTGAGCCTGGATATTCCCCATGTGGAGCGGCTGCTGGATGGTGAGGTTTCCGCCTATACCGTGGAAAAACGGTACATAACCAAGGGGCGCGAGTTGGTCTGGGGGCAACTGACCGCCTCTGTCCTCAAGGGCGACGAAGGCGTTCCGGAGTATTTCATCGTTCAGATCGAGGATATCAGCGACCGGAAGAAGACTGAAAAAGAGCGTGAAGGGCTCATCGGGGATCTTCAGGGTGCGCTGTGCGATGTCAGGATATTGAGCGGCTTGCTGCCCATCTGCGACTCCTGCAAGAAGATCCGTGACGACAAGGGGTACTGGAACCAGCTGGAAACCTATATCAGCAAACACTCAGGCGCCATGTTCAGCTACGGCATCTGCCCTGACTGCGAAGCCAGGCTGCAGGGCCGCAAAGAAACCTGA
- a CDS encoding HD domain-containing protein: MAMLGRYFEGAGLEIVATHGRVVAELALAVGHVAALSPEECTFIQEAAMLHDIGVCRVSAPGIGALGTHPYIMHGILGREILEREGLPQHALVCERHIGVGLTIKDIADQQLPLPPRDMAPRTTAEEIICFADLFFSKKPDRLSHRAPPERVREKLSGFGKDKLQIFDAWMARFGAALRVGG; encoded by the coding sequence ATGGCAATGCTGGGCAGGTACTTTGAGGGTGCCGGGTTGGAGATCGTGGCCACCCATGGGAGGGTAGTGGCGGAACTTGCCCTGGCTGTCGGCCATGTGGCCGCTCTTTCCCCTGAGGAATGCACCTTCATACAGGAAGCGGCCATGCTGCACGACATTGGCGTATGCAGGGTTTCTGCCCCTGGAATCGGCGCTCTGGGCACCCATCCCTACATCATGCATGGCATTCTGGGGCGGGAGATTCTTGAGCGCGAAGGCTTGCCGCAGCACGCCCTGGTGTGCGAACGCCACATCGGCGTCGGCTTGACGATCAAGGATATCGCTGACCAACAGCTGCCGCTTCCCCCTCGGGATATGGCTCCCAGAACGACGGCAGAAGAGATTATCTGTTTTGCCGACCTGTTTTTCTCCAAAAAACCGGACAGGTTGTCCCACAGAGCGCCGCCCGAGCGGGTTCGTGAAAAGCTTTCCGGTTTTGGAAAAGACAAGCTTCAAATTTTTGACGCATGGATGGCGCGCTTCGGGGCGGCTCTCCGGGTAGGGGGATAA
- a CDS encoding hemerythrin domain-containing protein: MAAEITQALVNEHRLILRMVALLERNARRTAAGMYDGWQFYLDGVDFIRNYADRFHHAKEEDVLFAALFENGMPREHSPVAAMLLEHDQGRQYVGAMETAAKEATAGNGGGAELVAGNALAYAELLRAHIAKEDGILYPLAERLIPARLKSEITAGYAAAEAGKPAGFAARYEALVTKYEREVEGIWIPNDSAAPSLKMPMTP; the protein is encoded by the coding sequence ATGGCAGCCGAGATTACCCAAGCGCTGGTCAACGAACATCGCCTGATTCTGAGGATGGTGGCCCTGCTGGAGCGCAATGCCCGCCGGACCGCCGCAGGAATGTACGACGGATGGCAATTTTACCTGGACGGCGTGGACTTTATCCGTAATTACGCCGACCGTTTCCACCACGCGAAAGAAGAGGATGTTCTCTTTGCGGCACTGTTTGAAAACGGCATGCCCCGAGAGCACAGTCCGGTGGCCGCCATGCTGCTGGAGCATGACCAGGGAAGACAGTATGTGGGGGCCATGGAGACAGCGGCCAAAGAGGCCACGGCGGGCAACGGCGGCGGCGCCGAGCTCGTCGCGGGCAATGCCCTGGCCTACGCCGAACTGCTGCGCGCCCATATCGCGAAAGAGGACGGAATACTCTACCCCCTTGCCGAACGGCTCATACCTGCTAGACTGAAAAGCGAAATCACCGCGGGCTACGCAGCGGCAGAAGCGGGAAAACCGGCCGGTTTCGCAGCCCGTTATGAGGCGCTCGTAACGAAATACGAACGAGAGGTTGAGGGCATATGGATACCGAACGACTCTGCAGCACCATCATTGAAAATGCCAATGACGCCGTGA
- a CDS encoding PAS domain-containing protein: MDTERLCSTIIENANDAVMFSDSEGIIQLWNSGAERMFGYRSEEARGKSLDLIIPENLRQRHWDGYFRVMASGTSRYSVEMLSAPALRKDGSRISTEFSMVVVTDTAGRVQGVAAIIRDVTARWQREREQRERIRELELLQKNVPQG, from the coding sequence ATGGATACCGAACGACTCTGCAGCACCATCATTGAAAATGCCAATGACGCCGTGATGTTTTCCGACAGCGAGGGGATTATCCAACTCTGGAACAGCGGCGCGGAGCGAATGTTCGGCTATCGTAGCGAAGAGGCGCGGGGCAAATCCCTGGACCTGATCATTCCCGAGAACCTGCGTCAACGGCACTGGGACGGCTACTTTCGGGTCATGGCAAGCGGTACGAGCCGCTACAGCGTCGAAATGCTCTCCGCACCCGCCCTGCGCAAGGACGGCAGCCGCATCTCCACCGAATTTTCCATGGTCGTGGTCACGGATACGGCCGGGCGGGTTCAGGGTGTTGCCGCGATCATCCGCGACGTGACGGCACGATGGCAACGGGAGCGGGAGCAGAGGGAACGCATCAGGGAGTTGGAGTTGTTGCAGAAAAACGTGCCCCAAGGGTAA